The Geotalea uraniireducens Rf4 genome window below encodes:
- a CDS encoding ATP-dependent 6-phosphofructokinase, whose product MTDQDLDFTIERLGECRFPSPMRKGRFAGDGERIMYHSRFDDMKPYLAAGAEPPALELAGPRERIFFDPATIACGIVTCGGLCPGINNVIRAVVLSLYHHYGVRRIYGFRYGYEGLVKRLGHNPLDLTPEVVERIGEMGGTILASSRGPQDPAEMVDNVEELGIGILFAIGGDGTLKGAGKIAGEAARRGRPISVIGIPKTIDNDISFIQTTFGFETAVAEAKLATYAANTEALGAKNGIGLVKLMGRDSGFIAAYTALVDSQVNYCLVPEVPFTLPGLLRSLEERLTARGHAVIVVAEGAGQELLAATGGRDASGNVKLGDIGTYLRDAIKEHFARSGREINLKYIDPSYIIRSQPANPHDSALCLLLGHNAVHAGMAGRTNMVVGFWNNQFTHVPIDLATRQRKKIDPDGWLWSSVLASTGQPRDIR is encoded by the coding sequence ATGACTGACCAGGATCTGGACTTCACCATCGAGCGGCTCGGCGAGTGCCGCTTTCCGTCGCCCATGCGCAAAGGCCGGTTTGCCGGCGACGGCGAGCGGATCATGTACCACTCCCGCTTCGATGACATGAAACCGTACCTCGCAGCGGGAGCGGAGCCGCCGGCGCTGGAACTGGCCGGGCCGCGGGAACGGATCTTCTTCGACCCGGCGACCATCGCCTGCGGCATTGTGACATGCGGCGGCCTCTGCCCGGGGATCAACAACGTGATCCGCGCAGTTGTGCTGAGCCTCTACCATCACTACGGCGTTCGGCGAATCTACGGCTTCCGCTACGGCTACGAAGGTCTGGTGAAGCGCCTCGGTCACAACCCCCTCGATCTTACCCCCGAGGTGGTGGAGCGCATCGGCGAGATGGGGGGGACGATTCTCGCCTCTTCCCGGGGGCCACAGGATCCGGCCGAAATGGTCGACAACGTGGAGGAACTGGGAATCGGCATCCTCTTCGCCATCGGCGGGGACGGCACCCTGAAGGGGGCAGGGAAGATAGCCGGGGAGGCGGCCCGGCGGGGGCGTCCCATCAGCGTCATCGGCATCCCGAAGACCATCGACAATGACATTTCCTTCATCCAGACGACTTTCGGTTTTGAAACCGCCGTAGCCGAGGCGAAACTGGCTACCTACGCCGCCAACACCGAGGCCCTCGGGGCAAAGAACGGCATCGGTCTGGTGAAGCTCATGGGGCGCGACTCGGGATTCATCGCCGCGTACACGGCACTGGTGGACAGCCAGGTGAATTATTGCCTGGTCCCCGAGGTACCCTTCACCCTGCCGGGACTGCTCCGAAGCCTGGAGGAGCGGCTTACGGCACGGGGGCACGCGGTGATCGTCGTGGCAGAGGGGGCCGGCCAGGAACTCCTGGCAGCCACGGGGGGGCGCGATGCCTCGGGCAATGTCAAGCTGGGCGACATCGGGACGTATCTGCGGGACGCCATCAAGGAGCATTTCGCACGCAGCGGACGGGAGATCAATCTCAAGTATATCGACCCGAGCTACATCATCCGGAGCCAGCCGGCAAATCCCCACGATTCGGCCCTCTGTCTCCTGCTTGGTCACAACGCGGTGCACGCGGGGATGGCGGGGCGGACCAACATGGTGGTGGGGTTCTGGAACAACCAGTTTACCCATGTGCCGATCGATCTTGCCACGCGGCAGAGGAAGAAGATCGACCCCGATGGGTGGCTCTGGAGCAGCGTGCTTGCCTCCACCGGTCAGCCACGGGACATACGCTGA